In Saccharothrix syringae, the following are encoded in one genomic region:
- the rarD gene encoding EamA family transporter RarD: MPPLNSASAAPARTAPASRGVALGAGAYVIWGLVPAYWPFLQPAGSVEVLAHRIAWSLVVMAVITTALHRWSDLRRLSGRGWLMVTAASVLIAVNWGVYIHAVNTRHVVEAALGYFINPLVSVLLGVFVLRERLRVAQCAALAVAVAAVVVLAVDYGRLPWISLVLAGSFGLYGLLKKTVPLDATASLTAESAVLAPVAAGYLLWLGPAGTFHDHGWGHALWLASAGLVTAVPLIMFGAGARLVPLATMGMLQYLAPVLQFAWGVFVAHEPMPASRWIGFALVWVALVVFTADAVRGSRRRLPVADPA, translated from the coding sequence GTGCCGCCCTTGAACAGCGCGTCCGCTGCTCCGGCGCGCACCGCACCCGCGAGCCGGGGCGTCGCCCTCGGCGCGGGCGCCTACGTCATCTGGGGCCTGGTCCCCGCGTACTGGCCCTTCCTCCAGCCCGCCGGGTCCGTCGAGGTGCTGGCTCACCGGATCGCCTGGTCCCTGGTGGTGATGGCGGTCATCACCACCGCCCTGCACCGCTGGTCGGACCTGCGCCGGCTGTCCGGGCGCGGCTGGCTCATGGTGACCGCCGCGTCGGTGCTGATCGCGGTCAACTGGGGCGTCTACATCCACGCGGTCAACACGCGGCACGTGGTCGAGGCCGCGCTCGGCTACTTCATCAACCCGCTGGTCAGCGTCCTGCTCGGCGTCTTCGTGCTCCGCGAACGCCTGCGCGTCGCCCAGTGCGCGGCCCTGGCCGTCGCGGTGGCCGCGGTCGTGGTGCTGGCCGTGGACTACGGGCGGCTGCCCTGGATCTCGCTGGTGCTGGCCGGCTCGTTCGGCCTCTACGGCCTGCTGAAGAAGACCGTGCCGCTGGACGCGACGGCGAGCCTGACCGCGGAGAGCGCGGTGCTGGCGCCGGTGGCCGCGGGCTACCTGCTCTGGCTCGGCCCCGCGGGCACCTTCCACGACCACGGCTGGGGCCACGCGCTGTGGCTGGCGTCCGCGGGCCTGGTCACCGCCGTGCCGCTGATCATGTTCGGCGCCGGGGCGCGGCTGGTGCCGCTGGCCACGATGGGCATGCTCCAGTACCTCGCCCCGGTGCTCCAGTTCGCCTGGGGCGTGTTCGTGGCGCACGAGCCGATGCCCGCGTCGCGCTGGATCGGCTTCGCCCTGGTCTGGGTGGCGCTGGTGGTCTTCACCGCGGACGCGGTGCGCGGCAGCCGTCGCCGGCTGCCGGTGGCCGACCCGGCCTAG
- a CDS encoding 2-oxoacid:ferredoxin oxidoreductase subunit beta codes for MTATDLGLPGLGGLAGVPTSDEPQKAKDYKSDQEVRWCPGCGDYVVLNAVQSFLPTLGLKRENIVFISGIGCSSRFPYYMNTYGMHSIHGRAPAIATGLAVARPDLSVWVVTGDGDALSIGGNHLIHTLRRNVNLKILLFNNRIYGLTKGQYSPTSEAGKVTKSTPFGSLDHPFNPVSLALGAEATFVGRAVDSDRAGLTEVLRQAAEHRGSALVEIYQNCPIFNDGAFDVLKDADEASRRIINVVDGQPITFGNGEYAVVREGFGLAVAKTSEVAESDVVVHDAADLNLAFALSRLSTQDLRYTVTGVFRNVARTTYDDAARDQVSEAVAAKPADLGALLRGKDTWTVAG; via the coding sequence ATGACCGCGACGGATCTGGGTCTGCCGGGCCTGGGGGGTCTCGCTGGTGTGCCCACCTCCGACGAGCCGCAGAAGGCCAAGGACTACAAGTCGGACCAGGAGGTCCGCTGGTGCCCCGGCTGCGGCGACTACGTGGTGCTCAACGCCGTGCAGTCCTTCCTGCCCACGCTGGGCCTCAAGCGCGAGAACATCGTGTTCATCTCGGGGATCGGCTGCTCGTCGCGGTTCCCGTACTACATGAACACCTACGGGATGCACTCCATCCACGGGCGCGCGCCGGCCATCGCGACCGGCCTGGCCGTGGCGCGGCCGGACCTGTCGGTGTGGGTGGTGACCGGTGACGGCGACGCGCTGTCCATCGGCGGCAACCACCTGATCCACACGCTGCGCCGCAACGTGAACCTCAAGATCCTGCTGTTCAACAACCGGATCTACGGCCTGACCAAGGGCCAGTACTCGCCGACCTCCGAGGCGGGCAAGGTCACCAAGTCCACGCCGTTCGGGTCGCTGGACCACCCGTTCAACCCGGTGTCGCTGGCCCTGGGCGCCGAGGCCACGTTCGTCGGCCGCGCCGTCGACTCGGACCGCGCGGGCCTGACCGAGGTGCTGCGCCAGGCGGCCGAGCACCGGGGTTCGGCGCTGGTGGAGATCTACCAGAACTGCCCGATCTTCAACGACGGCGCGTTCGACGTGCTCAAGGACGCCGACGAGGCGTCGCGGCGGATCATCAACGTCGTCGACGGGCAGCCGATCACCTTCGGCAACGGCGAGTACGCGGTCGTGCGCGAGGGCTTCGGGCTGGCCGTGGCCAAGACGTCCGAGGTGGCGGAGTCGGACGTCGTCGTGCACGACGCGGCGGACCTGAACCTGGCGTTCGCCCTGTCCCGGCTGTCGACGCAGGACCTGCGGTACACGGTGACCGGCGTGTTCCGCAACGTCGCGCGGACGACCTACGACGACGCGGCGCGCGACCAGGTGAGCGAGGCGGTGGCGGCCAAGCCCGCCGACCTCGGGGCGCTGCTGCGGGGCAAGGACACGTGGACCGTGGCCGGGTAG
- a CDS encoding polyprenyl synthetase family protein yields the protein MTSSERAGTGFRLADPVLAEVVQGGLAEVEELLHKVVQSEFHPVMETSLHLVEAGGKRIRPLFTILSAQFGGSWDRDSVIKAAAVVELTHLATLYHDDVMDEATMRRGAASANAKWDNSIAILTGDYLFAHASALVADLGTGAARIIAETFSELVTGQMRETMGPRQGEDPVSHYLTTIAEKTGSLIATAARFGAMFSDVSPEQVEALRAYGEVIGAAFQISDDVIDIASPSEESGKTPGTDLREGVKTLPMLYALEDEPDSRLARLLAGPILDDAEVFEALELLRSSSGLTRARRTLDDYAARARATLDVLPAGAARDALESVSEYVVSRSH from the coding sequence GTGACCAGTAGCGAGCGGGCGGGGACGGGGTTCCGGTTGGCGGACCCCGTGCTCGCGGAGGTGGTGCAGGGCGGTCTGGCCGAGGTGGAGGAGCTGCTGCACAAGGTCGTGCAGAGCGAGTTCCACCCGGTGATGGAGACGTCCCTGCACCTGGTCGAGGCGGGCGGCAAGCGCATCCGCCCGCTGTTCACCATCCTGTCCGCCCAGTTCGGCGGTTCGTGGGACCGCGACAGCGTGATCAAGGCCGCGGCGGTCGTCGAGCTCACCCACCTGGCCACGCTCTACCACGACGACGTGATGGACGAGGCCACCATGCGCCGCGGCGCGGCGTCGGCCAACGCCAAGTGGGACAACAGCATCGCCATCCTCACCGGCGACTACCTGTTCGCGCACGCCTCCGCGCTGGTGGCCGACCTGGGCACCGGGGCGGCGCGGATCATCGCCGAGACGTTCTCCGAGCTGGTCACCGGCCAGATGCGCGAGACCATGGGCCCGCGCCAGGGCGAGGACCCGGTGTCGCACTACCTGACCACGATCGCGGAGAAGACCGGGTCGCTGATCGCCACCGCCGCCCGCTTCGGCGCGATGTTCTCCGACGTCTCGCCCGAGCAGGTGGAGGCGCTGCGCGCGTACGGCGAGGTCATCGGCGCGGCGTTCCAGATCTCCGACGACGTCATCGACATCGCCTCGCCGTCGGAGGAGTCGGGCAAGACGCCGGGCACCGACCTGCGCGAGGGCGTGAAGACCCTGCCCATGCTCTACGCGCTGGAGGACGAGCCGGACTCGCGGCTGGCGCGGCTGCTCGCCGGTCCCATCCTCGACGACGCCGAGGTGTTCGAGGCGCTGGAGCTGCTGCGGTCGTCCTCCGGGCTGACCCGGGCGCGCCGCACCCTGGACGACTACGCGGCGCGGGCGCGGGCCACGCTGGACGTGCTGCCGGCGGGTGCCGCGCGCGACGCCCTGGAGTCGGTCAGCGAGTACGTGGTGTCCCGCTCGCACTAG
- a CDS encoding enoyl-CoA hydratase encodes MAEVLLERSDRVAVITVHDPERRNALTLDLSDGLAEAVRACEADPDVHAVVVTGAPPAFCAGADLTALGEAREEGLRRIYAGFLAVANCPLPTIAAVGGAAVGAGLNLALACDVRLAGPGARFDARFVQLGIHPGGGMTWMLQRLVGPQTATAMTLFGQTLDADAAVARGLAWQRVDGGHDDLVAAAVALAHPATEAPRDLVRTIKASMRTTAALTDHAQAVDVELAPQAASIGTPEFQARLAAAKTRISSRA; translated from the coding sequence ATGGCCGAGGTGCTGCTGGAACGTTCCGACCGCGTGGCGGTCATCACGGTGCACGACCCCGAGCGGCGCAACGCGCTCACGCTCGACCTGTCCGACGGGCTCGCCGAGGCGGTGCGGGCCTGCGAGGCCGACCCCGACGTCCACGCCGTCGTGGTGACCGGCGCTCCCCCGGCGTTCTGCGCGGGCGCGGACCTGACCGCCCTGGGCGAGGCCCGCGAGGAGGGCCTGCGGCGCATCTACGCGGGCTTCCTGGCGGTGGCGAACTGCCCCCTGCCCACCATCGCCGCGGTCGGCGGCGCGGCCGTGGGAGCCGGGCTGAACCTGGCGCTGGCCTGCGACGTGCGGCTCGCCGGCCCGGGGGCGCGGTTCGACGCCCGCTTCGTCCAGCTGGGCATCCACCCCGGCGGCGGGATGACGTGGATGCTCCAGCGGCTGGTCGGCCCGCAGACCGCGACCGCGATGACGCTGTTCGGGCAGACCTTGGACGCCGACGCGGCGGTGGCGCGCGGGCTGGCCTGGCAGCGGGTCGACGGCGGGCACGACGACCTGGTCGCCGCCGCGGTTGCCCTCGCGCACCCGGCAACCGAAGCCCCAAGGGACCTCGTCCGCACCATCAAGGCGTCGATGCGCACGACCGCGGCGCTGACCGACCACGCTCAGGCGGTGGACGTCGAGCTGGCGCCCCAGGCCGCCTCGATCGGGACACCGGAGTTCCAGGCCAGGCTCGCGGCCGCGAAGACCAGGATCAGCAGCAGGGCCTGA
- a CDS encoding sunset domain-containing protein, translating into MSSLFGQVWLWSLLSFAAGVALTWLVMVRPAKRRLEEAEDRALAAPRSVTTATAVRERSSDWDAEPPRSLVDDVLTTEPPRYDVSDLKLDKREDLLEELDDEHRPLSDFEEEHDFPELEDDRPRSLFDRQAPETPAQPVPVHRGVEEEPEPPAEETRLLPPVPVAEVAPRREQPTAPPEVEAFRPREVWREETAVQDVYHEDEVPGRSGDEEDEPERGGVEETTLIPATELAEAIAEVDREEAQVWPEHDLTGHFAPVRVDERRGADGPRTEVMKPVPAEGARGAEAEPYSAPEPVEAAAPTQPRHASDDRPTDIRPLDVRPADVQAADVRSGDALAGEARSGEALSGEVRPAEVRPADPEPFEPVFVEPTPADPEPFVPPFVEPEAQEPAHPTSAAQPAPAEKKEEPARPRSLFEPLLTPEDELEPDPRPTPKPARPAGNDQPFVPKLAPELLASTSTTTTAGLPQRPVRQPGDRRTPPSQQPTPTPPPAEPLATPPPRPVRPRPVGFSPSTGGRPAGASTRYRSQEEGFNPRSPFGPGSVLPKSDGMAPAPEFQVKATLTGRRYFTNESANFRETRADVWFRTTADAEKAGFRQAP; encoded by the coding sequence GTGAGTTCGCTCTTCGGGCAGGTGTGGCTGTGGAGCCTGCTGTCGTTCGCCGCAGGCGTCGCGCTGACCTGGCTGGTCATGGTCCGCCCGGCGAAGCGGCGGCTGGAGGAGGCGGAGGACCGCGCCCTGGCCGCGCCGCGTTCCGTCACGACGGCGACCGCCGTGCGGGAGCGGTCCTCCGACTGGGACGCCGAGCCGCCCCGCTCGCTGGTCGACGACGTGCTGACCACCGAACCGCCGCGCTACGACGTGTCCGACCTGAAGCTCGACAAGCGCGAGGACCTGCTCGAAGAGCTGGACGACGAGCACCGGCCGCTGTCGGACTTCGAGGAGGAGCACGACTTCCCGGAGCTGGAGGACGACCGGCCGCGCAGCCTGTTCGACCGGCAGGCCCCGGAGACGCCGGCGCAGCCCGTCCCGGTGCACCGGGGGGTCGAGGAGGAGCCGGAGCCGCCGGCCGAGGAGACGCGCCTGCTGCCGCCCGTGCCGGTGGCCGAGGTCGCGCCGCGCCGGGAGCAGCCCACCGCGCCGCCGGAGGTCGAGGCGTTCCGGCCGCGCGAGGTGTGGCGCGAGGAGACCGCCGTCCAGGACGTCTACCACGAGGACGAGGTGCCGGGGCGTTCCGGGGACGAGGAGGACGAGCCCGAGCGCGGTGGGGTCGAGGAGACGACCCTCATCCCGGCGACCGAGCTGGCCGAGGCCATCGCGGAGGTGGACCGGGAGGAGGCCCAGGTCTGGCCGGAGCACGACCTGACCGGGCACTTCGCGCCGGTGCGGGTGGACGAGCGGCGCGGTGCGGACGGGCCGCGGACCGAGGTGATGAAGCCGGTGCCCGCGGAGGGGGCGCGGGGGGCGGAGGCCGAGCCGTACTCGGCGCCGGAGCCGGTCGAGGCTGCTGCTCCCACCCAGCCTCGGCACGCGTCCGACGACCGGCCCACCGACATCCGCCCCCTGGACGTCCGCCCCGCTGACGTGCAGGCGGCTGACGTGCGCTCTGGTGACGCGCTTGCGGGTGAGGCGCGTTCTGGTGAGGCGCTTTCGGGTGAGGTGCGGCCCGCCGAGGTGCGGCCCGCCGACCCCGAGCCGTTCGAGCCGGTGTTCGTCGAGCCCACCCCCGCGGACCCCGAGCCCTTCGTGCCCCCCTTCGTCGAACCGGAAGCCCAGGAACCCGCCCACCCCACCTCTGCCGCCCAGCCCGCCCCGGCCGAGAAGAAGGAGGAACCGGCCCGCCCCCGCAGCCTGTTCGAGCCCCTGCTCACGCCGGAGGACGAACTGGAGCCGGACCCCCGCCCCACCCCGAAGCCGGCCCGACCCGCGGGCAACGACCAGCCGTTCGTCCCCAAGCTCGCACCGGAACTGCTCGCCTCCACCAGCACCACCACCACGGCGGGTCTCCCGCAGCGCCCGGTCCGCCAACCGGGCGACCGGCGCACCCCGCCGTCCCAGCAGCCCACCCCCACGCCGCCCCCGGCCGAGCCGCTGGCCACCCCACCACCCCGCCCGGTCCGCCCGCGCCCGGTGGGCTTCAGCCCCAGCACCGGCGGCCGCCCGGCAGGCGCCAGCACCCGCTACCGCAGCCAGGAGGAGGGCTTCAACCCGAGGTCCCCCTTCGGCCCGGGTTCGGTGCTCCCCAAGTCCGACGGCATGGCCCCGGCCCCGGAGTTCCAGGTCAAAGCCACCCTCACCGGCCGCCGGTACTTCACCAACGAGTCGGCCAACTTCCGCGAAACCCGCGCCGACGTCTGGTTCCGCACCACGGCGGACGCGGAGAAGGCGGGTTTCCGGCAGGCCCCCTGA
- a CDS encoding Lrp/AsnC family transcriptional regulator, with product MDSIDQRIISCLMANARSSYADIGKEVGLSAPAVKRRVDKLLDTGVLRGFTAVVDPEQLGWGTEAFVEVHCRGNVAPHDIQQRLEPMAEVMAAYTVSGAADAIVHLRAANIHHLETALERLRAVEIIDRTVSTVVLSRLLDRPPVP from the coding sequence GTGGACTCGATCGACCAGCGAATCATTTCGTGCCTGATGGCCAACGCCCGCTCCAGCTACGCCGACATCGGCAAGGAGGTGGGGCTGTCGGCCCCCGCGGTGAAGCGCCGGGTCGACAAGCTGCTCGACACCGGCGTGCTGCGCGGCTTCACCGCCGTCGTCGACCCCGAGCAGCTGGGCTGGGGCACCGAAGCCTTCGTGGAGGTGCACTGCCGCGGCAACGTCGCGCCCCACGACATCCAGCAGCGCCTGGAGCCGATGGCCGAGGTCATGGCCGCCTACACCGTCTCGGGCGCGGCGGACGCGATCGTGCACCTGCGGGCCGCGAACATCCACCACCTGGAGACCGCGCTGGAGCGGCTGCGGGCGGTGGAGATCATCGACCGGACCGTGTCGACCGTGGTGCTGTCCCGGCTGCTCGACCGGCCCCCGGTGCCGTAG
- a CDS encoding 2-oxoacid:acceptor oxidoreductase subunit alpha, producing MTTDVGNGAAPGGTEVRKLDRVVIRFAGDSGDGMQLTGDRFTSEAAAFGNDLATLPNFPAEIRAPQGTLPGVSSFQLHFADYDILTPGDRPDVLVAMNPAALKANIGDLPKGGTLIVNTDEFTKRNLVKVGYDSDPLGDGSLDAYQVHKVAMATLTIGALEGTGLGKKDAERAKNMFALGLLSWMYHRPTEGTERFLREKFARKPDIAEANVLAFRAGWNYGETTESFAVTYEVAPAKLNTGTYRQITGNTALAYGIVAAGQRAELPVVLGTYPITPASDILHELSKHKNFGITTLQAEDEIAGIGAALGASYGGALGVTSTSGPGIALKSETIGLAVMTELPLVIIDVQRGGPSTGLPTKTEQADLLQAMFGRNGESPVPVVAPQSPADCFDAALEAARIALAYRTPVMLLSDGAIANGSEPWLIPDVDDLPDLRVEFATETNGPDGAFWPYLRDPETLARAWAVPGTPGLQHRIGGLEKADGTGNISYDPANHDHMVRLRQRKVDNIEVPDVVVDDPSGQARVLVVGWGSSYGPIGAAARRVRKLGLPVAHAHLRHLNPFPRNLGEVLGRYERVIVPEMNLGQLALLLRARYLVDAISYTKVQGLPFKAEELQDVLADVIKGVSE from the coding sequence ATGACTACCGACGTTGGTAACGGCGCCGCCCCGGGCGGCACCGAGGTCCGCAAGCTCGACCGCGTGGTGATCCGGTTCGCCGGCGACTCCGGTGACGGCATGCAGCTCACGGGCGACCGGTTCACCTCGGAAGCCGCCGCGTTCGGCAACGACCTCGCGACCCTGCCGAACTTCCCGGCCGAGATCCGCGCACCACAGGGCACGCTGCCCGGCGTGTCCAGCTTCCAGCTGCACTTCGCCGACTACGACATCCTCACCCCCGGCGACCGCCCCGACGTGCTCGTGGCGATGAACCCGGCCGCGCTCAAGGCCAACATCGGCGACCTGCCCAAGGGCGGCACGCTGATCGTCAACACCGACGAGTTCACCAAGCGCAACCTGGTCAAGGTCGGCTACGACAGCGACCCCCTCGGTGACGGCTCCCTGGACGCCTACCAGGTCCACAAGGTCGCCATGGCCACGCTGACCATCGGCGCGCTGGAGGGCACCGGCCTGGGCAAGAAGGACGCGGAGCGGGCGAAGAACATGTTCGCCCTGGGCCTGCTGTCCTGGATGTACCACCGGCCCACCGAGGGCACCGAGCGGTTCCTGCGCGAGAAGTTCGCCCGCAAGCCCGACATCGCCGAGGCCAACGTGCTGGCGTTCCGGGCCGGCTGGAACTACGGCGAGACCACCGAGAGCTTCGCGGTCACCTACGAGGTCGCGCCCGCCAAGCTCAACACCGGCACGTACCGCCAGATCACCGGCAACACCGCGCTCGCCTACGGCATCGTCGCGGCCGGTCAGCGCGCCGAGCTGCCCGTGGTGCTGGGCACCTACCCGATCACGCCGGCCTCGGACATCCTCCACGAGCTGTCCAAGCACAAGAACTTCGGCATCACCACGCTCCAGGCCGAGGACGAGATCGCCGGCATCGGCGCGGCGCTGGGCGCCTCCTACGGCGGCGCGCTGGGCGTGACCTCGACCTCCGGCCCCGGCATCGCGCTGAAGTCCGAGACCATCGGCCTCGCGGTGATGACCGAGCTGCCGCTGGTGATCATCGACGTGCAGCGCGGCGGCCCGTCCACGGGCCTGCCGACCAAGACCGAGCAGGCCGACCTGCTCCAGGCGATGTTCGGCCGCAACGGCGAGTCGCCGGTGCCCGTGGTCGCGCCGCAGTCACCCGCGGACTGCTTCGACGCCGCCCTGGAGGCCGCGCGCATCGCGCTCGCCTACCGCACCCCGGTGATGCTGCTGTCCGACGGCGCGATCGCCAACGGCTCCGAGCCGTGGCTGATCCCCGACGTCGACGACCTGCCCGACCTGCGCGTGGAGTTCGCCACCGAGACCAACGGCCCGGACGGCGCGTTCTGGCCCTACCTGCGCGACCCGGAGACCCTGGCCCGCGCGTGGGCCGTCCCCGGCACCCCGGGCCTCCAGCACCGCATCGGCGGCCTGGAGAAGGCCGACGGCACCGGCAACATCTCCTACGACCCGGCCAACCACGACCACATGGTCCGGCTGCGCCAGCGCAAGGTCGACAACATCGAGGTGCCCGACGTCGTGGTGGACGACCCGTCCGGGCAGGCGCGCGTCCTGGTCGTCGGCTGGGGCTCGTCCTACGGCCCGATCGGCGCCGCGGCCCGCCGGGTGCGCAAGCTCGGACTGCCCGTCGCGCACGCCCACCTGCGGCACCTCAACCCGTTCCCGCGCAACCTCGGCGAGGTGCTGGGCCGCTACGAGCGGGTGATCGTGCCCGAGATGAACCTGGGCCAGCTGGCGCTGCTGCTGCGCGCCAGGTACCTGGTCGACGCCATCAGCTACACCAAGGTGCAGGGCCTGCCGTTCAAGGCGGAGGAGCTGCAGGACGTGCTCGCCGATGTGATCAAGGGAGTGTCCGAATGA
- a CDS encoding transposase family protein, translated as MTGWDDARVQVISASRLEWIAPFTSLQPGQFRNLVRVVAERGGDAIADGRPGWQWRLDLAERVLLVATYWRTNLTMRQPGPLFGVSHAAAHRGIDTVGPLLALAPVRRRRIDQVAIVDGTLVPTRDHRLVIATGEPQPGNRNDCTVYRDSGIADTLAGRPVMADGGHQGNPDVIMPYREPRDGSPLEDWQEDLNTVHRSIRARAGHALARMENWTILRDYRRAAHTLRDTASGIARLHNPALTG; from the coding sequence CTGACCGGCTGGGATGATGCACGGGTTCAGGTGATCTCGGCGTCCCGGCTGGAGTGGATCGCACCGTTCACCAGCCTGCAGCCTGGGCAGTTCCGCAATCTGGTGCGCGTGGTGGCCGAGCGCGGCGGTGACGCCATCGCGGACGGGCGTCCCGGCTGGCAGTGGCGGCTTGACCTGGCCGAACGGGTGCTGCTGGTGGCCACCTACTGGCGCACCAACCTGACCATGCGGCAGCCCGGGCCGTTGTTCGGCGTCTCCCACGCCGCGGCCCACCGGGGCATCGACACCGTCGGCCCGCTGCTGGCCCTGGCCCCGGTCCGGCGCCGCCGGATCGACCAGGTGGCGATCGTGGACGGCACCCTGGTCCCGACCCGCGACCACCGCCTCGTGATCGCCACCGGCGAGCCGCAGCCGGGCAACCGCAACGACTGCACCGTCTACCGCGACTCCGGCATCGCCGACACCCTCGCAGGCCGACCGGTCATGGCCGACGGCGGCCACCAGGGCAACCCCGACGTGATCATGCCCTACCGCGAACCCCGCGACGGCAGCCCGCTCGAAGACTGGCAAGAGGACCTCAACACCGTTCACCGCTCGATCCGAGCCCGCGCCGGACACGCCCTGGCCCGCATGGAGAACTGGACCATCCTGCGTGACTACCGCCGCGCCGCCCACACCCTGCGCGACACCGCCTCCGGCATCGCCCGCCTCCACAACCCCGCCCTCACCGGCTGA
- the ddaH gene encoding dimethylargininase, giving the protein MTSVSLVGPGEGPIVLDVPAPAAPVRVPTNRRYLMCPPEHFTVEYSINPWMDPSRPVSTELAMRQWTALKETYERLGHRVETIEAQPGLPDMVFSANSGTVVDGKVLGARFRAPQRAAEADHFRRWFLDNGYRDVVMPECTNEAEGDFTWTGRYLLAGTGFRTDPRAHAEAQEVLGVPVVSLQLTDPRYYHLDVALFVLDDDLIAYYPDAFSPGSRSVLRRLFPDAVIATEADAACLGLNAVSDGRHVVLPVEATHLAEQVARRGFEPVFVDISELRKSGGGPKCCTMEIRD; this is encoded by the coding sequence ATGACCTCGGTTTCCCTCGTGGGCCCCGGCGAAGGGCCGATCGTGCTGGACGTGCCGGCCCCGGCCGCACCGGTGCGCGTGCCGACCAACCGCCGGTACCTCATGTGCCCGCCGGAGCACTTCACCGTGGAGTACTCGATCAACCCGTGGATGGACCCGTCGCGGCCCGTCAGCACCGAGTTGGCGATGCGGCAGTGGACCGCCCTGAAGGAGACCTACGAGCGGCTCGGCCACCGGGTCGAGACCATCGAGGCCCAGCCGGGCCTGCCGGACATGGTCTTCTCGGCCAACTCCGGCACCGTGGTCGACGGCAAGGTCCTCGGCGCCCGCTTCCGCGCACCGCAGCGAGCCGCGGAAGCCGACCACTTCCGCCGCTGGTTCCTGGACAACGGCTACCGCGACGTGGTGATGCCGGAGTGCACGAACGAGGCCGAGGGCGACTTCACCTGGACCGGCAGGTACCTGCTGGCGGGCACCGGCTTCCGCACGGACCCGCGGGCGCACGCGGAGGCGCAGGAGGTCCTGGGCGTCCCCGTGGTGTCCCTCCAGTTGACCGACCCGCGGTACTACCACCTGGACGTGGCCCTGTTCGTCCTGGACGACGACCTGATCGCGTACTACCCCGACGCCTTCTCCCCGGGCAGCCGCAGCGTCCTGCGGCGCCTGTTCCCGGACGCCGTCATCGCCACCGAGGCCGACGCGGCGTGCCTGGGCCTGAACGCCGTCTCCGACGGCCGGCACGTCGTGCTGCCGGTGGAGGCGACGCACCTGGCCGAGCAGGTCGCGCGGCGCGGGTTCGAGCCGGTGTTCGTGGACATCTCGGAACTCCGCAAGTCGGGCGGTGGGCCGAAGTGCTGCACAATGGAAATTCGGGACTGA